From Thiomicrospira sp. XS5, one genomic window encodes:
- a CDS encoding type II secretion system F family protein: protein MNLAILLILVATLTFIVTLMVVRHLLRAQNRQLAVEHLKVRVGLMQVFKTRKEDGYQGCGWCALGRALGPKTSKEIETVQQQLSRAGFRQPNAFGAYFFIKYALVIGAALLMVVLWSWWAISPIWMIAVPAVMLLLPERVLIYLGNKRLARINIQLPDFLDMSNICMNAGLSYMVAMKRVTQELREIAPEVCGEFDYLLDQIQLGVPRTEALRQFAERNPTKDIESLIQMLIQNEKLGSSISEAINEFSRRMYLNREQMMQEKAAKTSAKMALVIMPFLMIPYLILLLAEQMVQFGRSF, encoded by the coding sequence ATTTTGGTCGCCACCTTGACGTTTATCGTGACGTTGATGGTGGTGCGTCATTTGTTGCGCGCTCAGAACAGGCAGTTGGCGGTGGAGCACTTAAAGGTACGTGTTGGGCTGATGCAAGTGTTTAAAACGCGCAAAGAAGACGGCTATCAAGGGTGTGGTTGGTGTGCGTTGGGCAGGGCGTTGGGCCCGAAAACGTCGAAAGAAATTGAAACGGTTCAGCAGCAATTGTCTCGCGCTGGATTCCGCCAACCCAATGCGTTTGGGGCTTATTTTTTCATTAAATACGCCCTGGTGATTGGGGCGGCTTTGCTGATGGTGGTTTTGTGGAGCTGGTGGGCGATTTCGCCGATTTGGATGATTGCGGTGCCCGCGGTGATGTTGCTGTTGCCGGAACGGGTGTTGATTTATCTGGGCAATAAACGTTTGGCACGCATTAATATTCAGTTACCGGATTTTTTGGATATGAGCAATATCTGCATGAATGCCGGCTTGAGTTATATGGTGGCGATGAAACGGGTCACGCAGGAATTACGAGAAATTGCGCCTGAAGTGTGCGGCGAGTTTGATTATTTGTTGGACCAAATTCAACTGGGCGTGCCTCGAACCGAAGCATTGCGGCAGTTTGCCGAGCGTAACCCGACCAAGGACATTGAGAGTTTGATTCAAATGTTGATTCAAAATGAAAAACTGGGGAGCTCCATCAGTGAAGCGATTAATGAGTTTTCGCGCCGTATGTATTTGAACCGTGAGCAGATGATGCAGGAAAAAGCCGCGAAAACGTCTGCAAAAATGGCCTTGGTGATTATGCCGTTCTTGATGATTCCGTATTTGATTTTGCTTTTGGCGGAACAAATGGTGCAGTTTGGAAGGAGTTTTTAA
- a CDS encoding lipopolysaccharide assembly protein LapB produces MLKNTHNHWTGRFVFALSAFSLLVLLSGCSSLDVNEPTRLDYAKSAQEDKPLAENLGVEDEYKFALDMARMQIKDERYQAAENLLQKMRKFRPQDIDVYRLLAQSYEGQKKYGLALSAWKQAQGLSGFSRDDEGELARLALMNDDYALAEKIYQSWLDDDGASNSEQVSALNNLGFSALLQKRYPQAKQYFQQALQKDPLNTKAANNLNLLKTVEGV; encoded by the coding sequence ATGTTAAAAAACACACATAATCATTGGACGGGAAGGTTTGTTTTTGCCTTAAGCGCCTTTTCTCTATTGGTGCTGCTTTCCGGTTGCAGCAGCTTGGACGTAAATGAGCCAACTCGCCTGGATTATGCCAAAAGCGCTCAGGAAGACAAGCCTTTGGCGGAAAATTTGGGGGTCGAAGATGAGTATAAGTTTGCCCTCGATATGGCCAGAATGCAAATCAAGGATGAGCGTTATCAAGCGGCGGAAAACCTGCTGCAAAAAATGCGTAAGTTTCGGCCACAGGATATCGACGTCTACCGTCTGCTAGCGCAAAGTTATGAAGGCCAAAAGAAATATGGACTGGCGTTGTCGGCCTGGAAGCAGGCACAGGGCTTGTCCGGTTTTAGTCGAGATGATGAGGGAGAACTGGCTCGACTGGCGTTAATGAATGATGACTATGCATTGGCGGAAAAAATATACCAATCCTGGCTGGATGATGATGGGGCTTCCAACAGCGAGCAAGTCAGTGCGCTGAATAACCTGGGGTTCAGTGCGTTATTGCAAAAACGCTACCCTCAGGCCAAACAGTATTTTCAACAAGCCTTACAAAAAGATCCGCTCAATACCAAAGCGGCCAATAATTTAAACCTGCTCAAAACCGTGGAGGGTGTATGA
- the pnuC gene encoding nicotinamide riboside transporter PnuC encodes MSALSGWEIVATLLGLGYILFAIRQSVWAWPCAFFSTLIYTLLFWQGQLPLQAVLNGYYLLMAIYGFWLWRQPVKSDNGIAVHRKSFGFHLLYLVTGFSLTFALGGFLESGDHSRFPYLDAGVMVFSVMNTYLMARKVLENWLYWLVINSAAIVLYWQSGFYFTIVMFVLYFGLAIVGYREWRQDWAQRQHSEP; translated from the coding sequence ATGTCAGCCTTATCCGGCTGGGAAATCGTCGCCACGCTACTCGGTTTGGGCTACATCCTGTTTGCCATCCGTCAATCGGTTTGGGCCTGGCCCTGTGCCTTTTTCAGCACGCTGATCTACACCCTGCTGTTCTGGCAAGGCCAACTGCCCTTGCAGGCGGTGCTGAACGGCTATTATCTGTTGATGGCCATTTACGGCTTCTGGCTCTGGCGCCAACCGGTAAAAAGTGACAACGGCATTGCCGTGCATCGCAAATCGTTTGGATTCCATCTACTGTATCTGGTGACGGGGTTCAGTTTGACGTTCGCGCTGGGCGGTTTTCTGGAAAGCGGCGATCATTCACGCTTTCCATATCTGGATGCCGGGGTCATGGTGTTTTCGGTCATGAACACCTATCTGATGGCGCGCAAAGTGCTGGAAAACTGGCTCTACTGGCTGGTCATCAATTCGGCCGCCATCGTGCTTTATTGGCAAAGCGGCTTCTACTTCACCATCGTGATGTTTGTGCTGTATTTCGGCTTGGCGATTGTCGGGTATCGGGAATGGCGTCAGGACTGGGCACAACGTCAGCACTCCGAACCTTAA
- a CDS encoding phosphotransferase, with translation MLPDSDPLTSLLSLVPELKREALQPLPTVFEDSSHQIWFYDDAGQRDVIKVLNSVTHDAGPFWQGMQALFDVDLPQQISRFETLYPMVADATELRIPALRQLWLKPSAGLWGLRTDCLPGRAVTAESVTSEMVAQLARHLAGLHRVSFEGLGDITCPEFNRQNHQAWSNHLKTWLEQQATPEKGVPASERDALLAECDKVFQPNFDAGPFGIIMPDLRWDQFLQQDGRLTGLTDLDALVAGPIALDWVLVELLLNENQFDDFCNEYQKLAEIPTVSEVRAPYRAALFLMNVFGESNYQAWQERPVWLD, from the coding sequence ATGTTGCCTGACTCAGACCCTTTAACCAGCTTATTGTCCCTAGTGCCCGAATTGAAACGGGAAGCCCTGCAGCCTTTGCCGACGGTGTTTGAAGACAGCAGTCATCAAATTTGGTTTTACGACGATGCTGGACAGCGTGATGTTATTAAGGTTTTGAATTCCGTTACACATGATGCCGGGCCCTTCTGGCAGGGGATGCAAGCGTTATTCGATGTGGATTTACCGCAGCAGATTTCCAGGTTTGAAACCTTGTATCCGATGGTGGCGGACGCGACCGAGTTGCGGATTCCGGCCCTTCGGCAACTGTGGTTAAAACCCTCTGCCGGGTTGTGGGGCTTGCGCACCGATTGTTTGCCGGGGCGAGCGGTGACGGCCGAGTCGGTTACTTCGGAGATGGTGGCACAGTTGGCGCGTCATTTGGCGGGGTTGCATCGAGTGTCTTTCGAGGGCTTGGGCGACATCACCTGTCCAGAGTTTAATCGGCAAAATCACCAGGCCTGGTCAAACCATTTGAAAACGTGGTTAGAACAACAAGCGACGCCGGAGAAAGGTGTGCCGGCTTCCGAACGCGACGCTTTGTTGGCCGAGTGTGATAAGGTTTTTCAGCCGAACTTCGACGCCGGGCCGTTTGGCATCATTATGCCCGATTTACGGTGGGATCAGTTTCTGCAACAGGACGGCCGCTTAACCGGTTTGACCGATCTGGACGCGTTGGTGGCCGGGCCGATTGCTTTGGATTGGGTGTTGGTTGAGCTGTTGCTGAACGAAAATCAATTTGATGATTTTTGTAACGAATATCAAAAATTGGCGGAAATTCCGACGGTTTCTGAGGTTCGCGCGCCGTATCGCGCCGCGTTGTTTCTGATGAATGTCTTTGGGGAATCAAACTACCAGGCCTGGCAGGAACGGCCGGTTTGGCTGGATTGA